The proteins below come from a single Plantactinospora sp. KBS50 genomic window:
- a CDS encoding DUF6879 family protein, translating into MPNIITDPDAFDSLFADFDHTAFKLEVRRSYGVTSEDLPYQQFLRGEDPGIEWLRPWLDTMRAQTSLGKRVERVRVVDDPPSDYLRFEMSVTPYNLEAGEDIRFLLRTDAGRLDLPDHDFWLFDSRLVAFLHFADDDRFLGFTTSEDPTTVSQHCRWRDAAWATAVRLRSPHARTS; encoded by the coding sequence ATGCCGAACATCATCACCGACCCCGACGCGTTCGATTCCCTGTTTGCCGATTTCGACCACACCGCCTTCAAACTCGAAGTAAGGAGATCCTACGGCGTAACGTCGGAGGATCTTCCCTATCAGCAATTTCTACGCGGCGAGGATCCCGGAATCGAATGGCTACGGCCCTGGCTCGACACGATGCGAGCGCAGACCTCGCTCGGCAAACGGGTGGAGCGCGTCCGGGTGGTCGATGATCCGCCAAGCGACTACCTGCGGTTCGAGATGTCCGTGACGCCGTACAACCTCGAGGCGGGCGAGGACATCAGGTTTCTCCTTCGGACCGACGCCGGCCGGCTCGACCTGCCGGACCACGACTTCTGGCTCTTCGACTCACGGCTCGTGGCGTTCCTGCACTTCGCGGACGACGATCGATTTCTCGGATTCACGACGTCCGAGGATCCGACCACGGTCTCCCAGCACTGTCGCTGGCGGGACGCCGCCTGGGCCACGGCCGTCCGACTGCGCAGTCCGCACGCACGGACATCCTGA
- the rapZ gene encoding RNase adapter RapZ, with product MVSEMRTAPGPHGTHGGDVAGEPERDTTLVVVTGVSGGGRSTVARALENVGFYVVDNLPQALMLDMAELALRAGGAARRTAMVLDVRSRAFSTDLAEAIRALKERGFSPQVVFVDADDEVLIRRFESVRRSHPLQGDGRLADGIAVERGLLEEARDLADVIIDTSHLNVNQLRSRVEELFGGEDARRLRVTVLSFGFKYGLPPDADYVMDARFLPNPYWVPELREHTGRDRDVSRYVLDQPGAVGFVATYARLIGETAPGFEREGKRYLTVAVGCTGGKHRSVAIAEELAEQLRELRLSAHAHHRDLGRE from the coding sequence CTGGTGAGCGAGATGCGTACGGCGCCGGGGCCGCACGGGACACACGGCGGTGACGTGGCCGGCGAGCCCGAGCGGGACACCACCCTGGTGGTGGTGACCGGTGTCTCCGGCGGCGGGCGCAGCACCGTGGCGCGGGCCCTGGAGAACGTCGGTTTCTACGTGGTGGACAACCTGCCGCAGGCGCTCATGCTGGACATGGCGGAGCTGGCGTTGCGGGCCGGCGGCGCGGCCCGGCGTACCGCGATGGTGCTGGACGTGCGCAGCCGGGCCTTCTCGACGGACCTGGCCGAGGCGATCCGCGCGCTCAAGGAGCGCGGGTTCAGCCCCCAGGTGGTGTTCGTGGACGCGGACGACGAGGTGCTGATCCGGCGGTTCGAGAGTGTCCGGCGGTCGCACCCGTTGCAGGGGGACGGCCGGCTGGCCGACGGCATCGCCGTGGAACGCGGCCTGCTGGAGGAGGCCCGCGACCTGGCCGACGTGATCATCGACACCAGCCACCTCAACGTGAACCAGCTTCGCAGCCGGGTGGAGGAGCTGTTCGGCGGCGAGGATGCCCGCCGGCTGCGGGTGACGGTGCTGTCCTTCGGGTTCAAGTACGGCCTGCCGCCGGACGCCGACTACGTGATGGATGCCCGGTTCCTTCCCAATCCGTACTGGGTGCCCGAGTTGCGCGAGCACACCGGTCGGGACAGGGACGTCAGCCGGTACGTCCTGGACCAGCCCGGTGCGGTGGGCTTCGTGGCGACGTACGCGCGGTTGATCGGGGAGACGGCGCCCGGCTTCGAGCGGGAGGGCAAGCGCTACCTGACGGTGGCGGTCGGCTGCACCGGCGGCAAGCACCGCAGCGTGGCCATCGCCGAGGAACTGGCCGAGCAGCTCCGCGAGCTGCGGCTGTCCGCGCACGCCCACCACCGCGACCTGGGGCGGGAATGA
- a CDS encoding GNAT family N-acetyltransferase codes for MGSLWAGNLVRLRAIEPTDERYYRDFLSDSDDARAVFRVEPPQSAGQLRRELEGLALQSVEGDRFALAVERHAEPGMVGAVSTRRPDLRTGTFSYGVAIASAHRRRGYATEAALMILRYMFAERRYHKCLVEIHDTNVASIRLHARLGFVREGLLREQEYLAGRRHDVLLMGLLREQFLASRSVGPS; via the coding sequence ATGGGCTCCCTCTGGGCTGGAAACCTCGTACGGCTGCGAGCGATCGAGCCGACCGACGAGCGGTACTACCGCGACTTCCTTTCCGACAGCGACGACGCACGCGCCGTGTTCCGGGTGGAACCGCCGCAGTCGGCCGGTCAGTTGCGGCGGGAGCTGGAAGGACTCGCACTCCAGAGCGTCGAGGGTGACCGCTTCGCGCTGGCCGTCGAACGGCACGCGGAGCCGGGCATGGTCGGCGCCGTCTCCACCCGCCGCCCGGACCTGCGCACCGGCACGTTCAGCTACGGGGTAGCCATCGCCAGCGCACATCGACGCCGGGGCTACGCGACCGAGGCGGCGCTCATGATCCTCCGATACATGTTCGCCGAACGGCGCTACCACAAGTGTCTGGTCGAGATCCACGACACGAACGTTGCCTCGATCCGACTCCACGCCCGGCTCGGATTCGTCCGTGAGGGTCTGCTCCGTGAACAGGAATACCTGGCCGGACGCCGACACGACGTCCTACTGATGGGGCTGCTGCGGGAACAGTTTCTCGCTTCGCGGTCGGTCGGCCCGTCATGA